From the genome of Eremothecium gossypii ATCC 10895 chromosome I, complete sequence:
TCGCCAAGGAACTGAATATTCCAGCCGACAGACAGGGTGCTTTGATAGGTCCAGGAGGATCCGTTAGAAGACAGCTAGAGTCTCAGTTCAACGTCAGAATAGAAGTACCAGACAAGGGGAAGGAGGGCAAGGTTACAATTCATGGTCGACCAGAAGCCGTTGAAAAGTGTGAAAAGGAGATTTTCTCTACCATTATCAGAGATAGCTACGATCAGGAAATTATGGTTCCTGCTGTTTACCATGCCTTTGTTTCAGAGCGGGGTCAGTTGATCAATAAGCTACGGATGACTTACTTCATTAACGTTAAGCATGGTAACTCTTCCAAAAAGGCGAATAAACTATCGCGCTCTGAGCAACCCATTCCTATTGAGCGGGTGCGCGGCTCGGAAGGCGAAGGCACTAAGTTGACGATTGAAGAAGTATCTGCTCCTGAGGCATCTGCCAACGATAATATCCCATGGAGACTAACATACGAACATGTGGACCTATCTGATATTCTTGGAGAGGAGGGCAAGCATGCCATGACCAAGGAACAAGCCTTGGAAGCGGCGGCTGATCAAATCAAAGAGAGAATCGAACTAGCACCAAAGGCAAATTGCATCGGCTACCTCTGGTGCGAAAATGTTAAGAAGTTTAACAAGGTTGTGGGTCCAGGCGGCTCGAACATCAAGCAGATCAGAGAAACCACAAACACCCTGATCAACGTTCCAAAGAAATCCGACAAGGTTAGCGACATCATTTACGTGAGGGGTACGAAGGAGAGTGTCGAGAAAGCCTGTAAGATGATTTGCGACGCATTGAACAAGTAATATCGTCAGTCTTGCGATTAACTTGGCTTGACGTTAATTGCATCTCCCCTTCTTACATCTGTGAGTTGAACTGAATAAGTTTATAATAGATAACTATTGCGTATATCAGTCGATTAATAACGACGATTTTCCATACTTAAAGAAGGAAGGAATGACTATATAACGATGCAGAAGAAGTACCCCAGGTGCGAAACAGCGAGCTACAGGGAAAGTGGAGCTACACGCAGCAAGAGGTTGCATCATTCGTGGTTGGCCTCTGAAGCTGAATACTGGAGGAATGCTGAggctgcgccgccaggGACTCGCGCCGCTGCTCGTAGAGTTTCCCCCCAATCCCCTGGAACACATCCAGGATACCCGTGCCGGTCTTGGCGCTAACCTCGTGGAACATCAAGCCATGCGCTTCTGCGTATGCCTGTGCTTCCTCGCTGTCAATCACCCTCGGCTTGCAGTCCTCATCCACCAAATCCAATTTATTGCCAACAAGGAAGATTACCAGATCCTCGTCACCAACCTTGCTCTTTAATTCGTTCACCCAGCTCTGTGCCTTTGCTAGAGAATCCTCCTGTGTCACGTCATACACCACCAACGCGGCGTTCGCATTCCTGTAATACATCGGAGCCAGCGATTTGTACCGCTCCTGTCCCGCGGTGTCCCAGATCTCAAACTTGATCATTGCGTCGTCGTGGTCCGCCAGCTTGATGGTACGGGACAGAAATGCGGCGCCGATTGTGCTTTCCCGGAACTCATCGAACGAATCCTTCACGAAGCGATGAACAATTGACGACTTACCGACCGACGAGTCTCCCAACAGAACTAGCTTGAACTGCAACATCAAGGGCCCTTAAGGAACAATATGAAACTTCACGAGTTCGAGAAACGTTTACAGCTGTGCTTCTGTTGTAAATGCTCATGAAATGTGGCAATTTAAGGGTGAAGTGGACTTCCGGCCGGCTCTTCCTTGTACCAGACGTTCGTATGTAACTATATACACGTGATAACCTGGTTAGTCAAGAAGCGTCGTAATGTCGTAATGCGGTGTACGGGTGCACTAATGTACCCGGACATTTAGCACGTGATCGTAATTAAAATGAGGAATACCGACTATTAATACCAGTTTAGCTGGAATAGTCGTGCGGTTGCAACAGTGGCCGGCGAGTCGTAACACTAATCATATCTAGTGACAGTTTTATCGCGCGTAGCGATGGGGCGCAGTATTGCGACGGTATCGTGCAGATTAAGCTAGTAACCGAGTATTATATCAAGAGCTACTGGTTTATAAACCCATCAACTACTATCAATATGTCTGTAGCGGCATATATAGAAGACCCATACATCTAGAATAACaatgtcacgtgatataAATTAGCTAGCCGTGAGCCGGCCCGCTCGCTGTTTCCTCTCGAGGACGAAGAATTATAGATCACTTGCTATCTCAGAGATGAGGAACGCAGACTGCTGTTAGCTGAAAATCTCACATAGGGCTAGCAAGAGCGACCGTGGATGATCAAGGACGAGAAGGACACGGCGAGTGCGCGTTGCACGCCGGCGGCCAGGAATGATGAGGCGTTGCAGAAGAAGGAAGGCAGCGGTACGGCGGTAAGACGACCAAGAGCAAAGACATTCACAGGGTGCTGGACGTGCCGGCTGAGGAAAGTTAAATGCGATCTGGGTAAACCAAGCTGTCAACGATGCGAGAAGTCAGGCTTAGATTGCGGGGGGTACGATATCAAGCTGCGATGGTCCAATCCGATACGGTTTGATAAGTTTGGGAACCAAATGGCAGGGGAGGACCGGGATGGCGACGGCGAGCAGCCTGCGCAGCCGTTCCAGCGGCGTAACATTATGTTTGTGCGGTATGATGAGGAGTACGAGTACTACGAGGATATGGATGACGAGTTGTCCGCTCTGCACTCCCCGCCGCTTGAGATGATCGCCGATCATAAGACGTGGATCATTAAGCGCTTTGGCGTGTTCAAGGGCACGGACCGGGTGAAGCGCAAATACGTGCCGCGTAAGCGTCGTAAGGTGAACCCGGTGTTTGCAGACGCGATGGCGCGAGAGCACCGGCGGAAGCTAGAGGAACGGGAAAAACAGGCTCGGCGGAAGAGAAAAGGAGAGCTTCAAGGCTCGTTGGGCTCCGGTAACGCGACTGGTGCGGGGTTCGCGAAGGCCGGGCCACCTGCAGCGGAGTCTGCTGGAGCTATGTCGCCCGTGAGCGCGACACCTCTGTTCGACTTCGACTTCTCTACTCCGGGGTTAGTAAGCAGTGAGTGGATGGCCGGCGAGCTCAAGGATGACACGACACTATCCTCCGCGATGCTGCGGAATACGTTGTCTTTCCCAACGGGCTTAAGCGTCGCACAACATGGCGACGGAATTACTGCGGATACGGCGCCTCCCAAGTCTCAAAGCTCGATATTCCCAGAGCAAACATTGCCGCTGCAGTCCGCAGGGACTATGGTTCCACCCTCGGTTGACGAGGTCTCGAAGGTGTATCGTCTACTCTTGAACAACCAAGGCACAGATTGCAATTCCTCTACGGGATACAAAGGCTTATCTGGCGTACATACACCTTATACTGTTGACAATGTGGCGATCCATGGTCCCGAATCTCGGATGCCTGCAAGCGCAATTGAGTCCGTTCCATCTATAGTCCCAGACCCCACTATTTTTACACTGGCCGAGCATACTAACAGTCTGATTCGTTTACCAAGGATGGGAATGCAGATCCATGGGTTGACGCGATTCCTACTGAGCTATTATCAGCAGAATGTGGCGGACCTAATGTCTGTGGTCGCTCTTCCTAAGAACCCGTGGAAAACTATATACTTTCCTCGAGCAGTGAAGGCGCTTGGAGAATTAGGTGCCTTAGGATACACGTCTCACTCTCGGAATGCGTTGCTGAATGCCCTTCTTGCTGTTTCATGCTTTCACCTGCAGAGCAAGTTCCCAAAGAATTCGAAAGAGATGAAATACTTTGTGTCTTTGGGAATGGACTTTCGGAACCAGGCTTCTGGTTTCTTGAACGCATGCCTAAGTTCGACCTCTCGACAGGAGCATTATAAAGATGTTCTCACCGCTATCTTATCCATGAACTCGATCGACGTTGTGTGGGGAACTATGTCAGATTGTCAATATCATCTAACTATTTGTGAAGAATTTATTGAATCCCGTATGAAGAGTAGGCCTCTTTTGTCTGAGAAGGCCCGATGCTTACATCGCATCTTCTCATTTCTCAAATTGATCCAGGATAGTACGGCTTTAGACAAGGTACAAGAGAAAGAGATCATCATGAAAGACGCTGGAGACAAGGAGTTTCAGAAAAATGGTAGTTCGACACCGCCTTTGTCGACAGATTCATCCTCATTTACTGGTAGATATGTTGAGCAATTAAACAAAGATAATGGAAGAGTATGCATTGAGTTCATTGAGAAAGATGGTCAGTATTTTGATACTAGGGGCAGTGTTCCTCTATTTAACACGATTGTTACCAAGTCATACCCTCATGAAATTAACGAAACCAGAATCGATACGCTGAGTATGGATGTTTTATATGGGCTACCAAACTCATTGATCCTGTTATTTTCTGACTGTGTTAGCCTCGTACGGCATCGTTTCTATTTCAAAAGGCATAATACTGCACAACCGACTTCATTTGGATTATTTTGCGTCAAGATTGAACAGAGGCTTCTGAGTTGGAAACCGGAATGG
Proteins encoded in this window:
- the YPT52 gene encoding Rab family GTPase YPT52 (Syntenic homolog of Saccharomyces cerevisiae YKR014C (YPT52)) codes for the protein MLQFKLVLLGDSSVGKSSIVHRFVKDSFDEFRESTIGAAFLSRTIKLADHDDAMIKFEIWDTAGQERYKSLAPMYYRNANAALVVYDVTQEDSLAKAQSWVNELKSKVGDEDLVIFLVGNKLDLVDEDCKPRVIDSEEAQAYAEAHGLMFHEVSAKTGTGILDVFQGIGGKLYEQRRESLAAQPQHSSSIQLQRPTTNDATSCCV
- the ARG81 gene encoding Arg81p (Non-syntenic homolog of Saccharomyces cerevisiae YML099C (ARG81)) gives rise to the protein MIKDEKDTASARCTPAARNDEALQKKEGSGTAVRRPRAKTFTGCWTCRLRKVKCDLGKPSCQRCEKSGLDCGGYDIKLRWSNPIRFDKFGNQMAGEDRDGDGEQPAQPFQRRNIMFVRYDEEYEYYEDMDDELSALHSPPLEMIADHKTWIIKRFGVFKGTDRVKRKYVPRKRRKVNPVFADAMAREHRRKLEEREKQARRKRKGELQGSLGSGNATGAGFAKAGPPAAESAGAMSPVSATPLFDFDFSTPGLVSSEWMAGELKDDTTLSSAMLRNTLSFPTGLSVAQHGDGITADTAPPKSQSSIFPEQTLPLQSAGTMVPPSVDEVSKVYRLLLNNQGTDCNSSTGYKGLSGVHTPYTVDNVAIHGPESRMPASAIESVPSIVPDPTIFTLAEHTNSLIRLPRMGMQIHGLTRFLLSYYQQNVADLMSVVALPKNPWKTIYFPRAVKALGELGALGYTSHSRNALLNALLAVSCFHLQSKFPKNSKEMKYFVSLGMDFRNQASGFLNACLSSTSRQEHYKDVLTAILSMNSIDVVWGTMSDCQYHLTICEEFIESRMKSRPLLSEKARCLHRIFSFLKLIQDSTALDKVQEKEIIMKDAGDKEFQKNGSSTPPLSTDSSSFTGRYVEQLNKDNGRVCIEFIEKDGQYFDTRGSVPLFNTIVTKSYPHEINETRIDTLSMDVLYGLPNSLILLFSDCVSLVRHRFYFKRHNTAQPTSFGLFCVKIEQRLLSWKPEWIFWKDDSKAEFINDTVEGVYHHTMSFYYGLLIYYFTMARSLEDHTLQNYVQKVLSHLRELGNIIEHKDVKIVPLMWQGFMAGCSCTDSSMQLEFKKWTAQLVNFGIGSYWGARQIMLEVWRRRMTDGKCDNWYSVYCDWEMNLMLA